From one Flavobacteriales bacterium genomic stretch:
- a CDS encoding helix-turn-helix transcriptional regulator has translation MAASNINLKVMNDAAVVAQLGKELRRMRLERNQSQAEVAERAGLDRTTVVKLEAGRAATLQTLVQVLRAMDRLELLDAFHQEPQPTPYMLVEAQEKYLKKQRKRAGRKQPDVTPPKPKSTW, from the coding sequence ATGGCTGCAAGCAACATCAACTTGAAGGTCATGAACGATGCCGCTGTGGTGGCGCAACTGGGGAAAGAGTTGCGGCGCATGCGGCTGGAACGCAACCAGAGCCAGGCCGAGGTGGCCGAGCGCGCGGGCTTGGACCGCACCACCGTGGTGAAGCTGGAGGCCGGTCGCGCCGCCACGCTGCAAACCCTTGTGCAGGTGCTGCGCGCCATGGATCGCCTGGAGCTGCTCGATGCCTTCCACCAGGAGCCGCAGCCCACGCCCTACATGCTGGTGGAGGCGCAAGAGAAGTACCTGAAGAAGCAGCGCAAGCGCGCGGGGCGCAAGCAGCCGGATGTGACGCCGCCCAAACCGAAGAGCACATGGTAA
- a CDS encoding gliding motility-associated C-terminal domain-containing protein, translating into MRSSLASSFALMAVASSAQLAPVRWSASFTADRSFIENKGQFEALGVDRVEYAVDEGAVRILFAPEAVGFHLHEKEKNHYRKRGERDKPRTIVRQDLAVMRWEGSSSEHRVVSGMKSDHHGYAYLNGDGGTSDRTGIAGYEELRYERLYPGIDAVYTIHPERGIKYALHLRPAADAAMIRMRWDDAHAVRMGPDGELHIATDFGEIVDHAPIAHYADGAKEPIEVRFSLKGNAAGFELAPYDASRPVIIDPWTVTPAFPNTNRIWDVEVDDNANVYIYGGDSPLRLRKYDPSGALQWTYTTAWDTANYWLGSMIAHPGGDCFITAGTDPRIARISTAGNQIWSEDGGFFDEYWRMALNCNATQLMLGGTRLTLGPSLFPIGYGRAFEIDMSNGSVLNSTDVAAVSPSFLINNPNEIRALAASANGKYYFMTLDTIGALNADLGIPYRRNNSYAFSYSVAGYGPTNMGINGIAATANEIYTQNGSTVHRRDIQTGTIITTATIPGGNTTSQLGANSAENSGLVLDSCGFVYVGSGNAVHKFTPDLQLVSSVATPGAVYDVAVNHNGEVVACGNGFLVSLAIGSCAPPPRECLTCLELTGSGTFCADDPFTTLSASIAGGIWSGPGITDPLLGTFTPASAGAGVHVITYTLPAPAPCGSDTLQLVVSPCAPLSVCVNDDGTLSAANGVGPYTWQHQTTTQDCSACILACFFPPGCAVNVTGWTTWATGTSASAPPNYPIQVIDATGTSIIINSAAEVPVCSPCPPIVVQAMDVVDVLCFGTSTGSASVQASGGTAPYTYNWSPGGATGSSVTGLAAGSYTVTATDADGCTGAAVVQVNQPSSAVSVSITGTTPVSCNGNDGTATASASGGTGALSYSWSPSGGNVATASGLAAGSYTVSVTDANGCAEQATAQVTQTAGPALATVAVTPSNCDAPTGTITITAAGNGLQYSIDGGSTYQAASVFTSLAAGTYTVVVLDANGCTATATATITPPASPLPVITGPQWACAGDTIVLSTTEPFVSYAWQPGGSAATQSVTASGNYTVTVTDANGCTGTSAPYAVQFEDPQSAFTADPPSPQLPGTEVAFNDASSGGGGTITSWWWSLGMMGAIGSGQSASWMYDDPGVYTILWVIATANGCTDTISAEYVIRPVDIEIPNVISPNGDGMNDFFVIPDIEFFGNELAIFNRWGTVVLETRDYRNTWRGADQPDGTYYYVLRLDDGREFTGHLTLLR; encoded by the coding sequence ATGCGCTCATCGCTTGCTTCTTCATTCGCCTTGATGGCTGTTGCCTCTTCCGCGCAATTGGCACCCGTCCGCTGGTCGGCCAGTTTCACCGCAGACCGCTCCTTCATCGAGAACAAGGGCCAGTTCGAGGCCCTTGGCGTTGATCGTGTTGAATACGCGGTCGACGAAGGTGCCGTGCGCATCCTCTTCGCGCCGGAGGCCGTGGGCTTCCATTTGCATGAGAAGGAGAAGAACCATTACCGCAAGCGCGGCGAGCGCGACAAGCCACGTACCATCGTGCGACAGGACCTGGCCGTGATGCGATGGGAGGGAAGCAGCAGCGAGCATCGAGTCGTGAGCGGTATGAAAAGCGACCACCACGGCTACGCCTACCTCAATGGCGATGGCGGGACGAGCGACCGCACAGGTATCGCGGGATATGAAGAGCTCCGGTACGAGCGCTTGTATCCGGGCATCGATGCCGTGTATACCATCCATCCGGAGCGCGGGATCAAGTATGCGCTGCACTTGCGGCCCGCAGCCGATGCTGCGATGATCCGCATGCGCTGGGATGATGCCCATGCCGTACGCATGGGACCCGATGGGGAATTGCACATCGCCACGGATTTCGGTGAGATCGTGGACCACGCGCCGATCGCGCACTATGCCGATGGCGCCAAGGAGCCCATTGAAGTGCGCTTCAGCCTGAAGGGCAATGCTGCCGGATTCGAGCTGGCGCCATACGATGCATCACGGCCCGTCATCATCGACCCGTGGACCGTGACACCGGCATTCCCCAACACCAACCGCATCTGGGACGTGGAGGTGGATGACAACGCCAATGTGTACATCTACGGCGGCGATTCCCCCTTGCGCCTGCGGAAGTACGATCCCAGCGGCGCGCTGCAATGGACCTACACCACGGCATGGGACACGGCGAACTACTGGCTCGGGTCCATGATCGCGCATCCTGGCGGCGATTGCTTCATCACCGCGGGCACCGATCCGCGGATCGCGCGCATCAGCACGGCGGGCAACCAGATCTGGAGCGAGGATGGCGGATTCTTCGACGAGTATTGGCGCATGGCGCTCAACTGCAACGCCACGCAACTCATGCTCGGCGGCACGCGCCTCACGCTCGGTCCTTCGCTCTTCCCGATCGGCTATGGGCGCGCCTTCGAGATTGATATGTCTAACGGCTCCGTGCTGAATTCAACGGATGTCGCAGCGGTCTCGCCGTCCTTCCTCATCAACAATCCGAACGAGATCCGCGCACTGGCCGCCTCCGCCAACGGCAAGTACTACTTCATGACGCTCGATACCATCGGGGCCCTCAATGCGGACCTGGGCATCCCTTACCGGCGCAACAATTCGTATGCCTTCAGCTATTCGGTGGCCGGATATGGCCCCACGAACATGGGCATCAACGGCATCGCGGCCACGGCCAACGAGATCTACACGCAGAATGGCAGCACGGTGCATCGCCGCGACATCCAGACCGGCACCATCATCACCACGGCCACCATACCCGGCGGCAACACCACGAGCCAGCTCGGCGCCAACAGCGCGGAGAATAGCGGACTGGTGCTCGATAGCTGCGGATTCGTTTATGTGGGAAGCGGGAACGCCGTTCACAAGTTCACCCCTGACCTGCAGTTGGTGAGCTCGGTAGCCACGCCCGGCGCAGTGTACGATGTGGCCGTGAACCACAACGGCGAGGTGGTGGCCTGCGGCAACGGTTTCCTCGTGTCCCTCGCCATCGGTTCCTGCGCGCCGCCCCCACGTGAATGCCTCACCTGCCTCGAGCTCACCGGGTCAGGCACCTTTTGCGCTGATGATCCATTCACCACGCTCAGTGCGAGCATTGCGGGTGGCATATGGAGCGGGCCAGGCATCACCGATCCGCTGCTCGGCACGTTCACGCCAGCATCAGCCGGCGCAGGCGTTCATGTGATCACCTACACGCTGCCCGCGCCCGCGCCTTGCGGATCGGACACGCTGCAATTGGTGGTGAGCCCCTGCGCGCCGTTGAGCGTGTGCGTGAACGATGACGGCACGCTCTCCGCAGCGAACGGCGTAGGCCCCTACACATGGCAGCACCAGACCACCACGCAGGATTGCAGCGCATGCATCCTCGCCTGCTTCTTCCCGCCTGGCTGCGCCGTGAACGTGACCGGCTGGACCACCTGGGCCACAGGCACCAGCGCCAGCGCTCCGCCGAATTATCCGATCCAGGTGATCGATGCCACCGGCACGAGCATCATCATCAACTCCGCTGCAGAAGTGCCCGTGTGCTCTCCATGCCCGCCGATCGTTGTGCAGGCGATGGATGTGGTCGATGTGCTCTGCTTCGGCACCAGCACGGGCTCTGCGAGCGTGCAGGCCAGTGGTGGCACAGCACCCTACACGTACAATTGGTCGCCTGGCGGAGCGACCGGCTCAAGCGTGACCGGTCTTGCTGCGGGCAGCTACACGGTAACGGCCACCGACGCTGATGGCTGCACGGGCGCGGCGGTGGTGCAGGTGAACCAACCGTCATCCGCGGTTTCGGTCTCGATCACGGGCACCACGCCGGTGAGCTGCAATGGCAACGATGGAACGGCCACGGCCAGCGCTAGTGGCGGCACCGGAGCACTGAGCTACAGTTGGTCGCCGAGCGGCGGAAATGTTGCAACGGCTTCAGGGCTTGCGGCAGGCAGCTACACGGTATCGGTAACTGACGCGAATGGCTGCGCGGAGCAAGCCACCGCGCAAGTCACGCAGACGGCAGGCCCTGCGCTCGCGACCGTGGCCGTGACGCCATCGAATTGCGACGCGCCCACCGGGACCATCACCATTACGGCAGCCGGCAATGGCCTGCAATACAGCATCGACGGTGGGAGCACGTATCAAGCGGCCAGTGTGTTCACCAGCCTTGCCGCAGGCACCTACACCGTGGTGGTGCTTGATGCCAATGGATGCACCGCCACGGCAACTGCCACGATCACGCCACCCGCGTCTCCGTTGCCGGTGATCACCGGCCCGCAATGGGCCTGCGCGGGCGATACGATCGTCCTCAGCACCACGGAGCCTTTCGTATCCTACGCGTGGCAGCCCGGCGGGAGTGCGGCCACCCAATCGGTCACCGCCAGCGGGAACTACACGGTGACCGTAACAGACGCGAATGGCTGCACCGGCACTTCGGCGCCTTACGCGGTGCAGTTCGAGGATCCGCAATCCGCTTTCACCGCCGATCCGCCCTCGCCGCAATTGCCGGGCACCGAAGTGGCGTTCAACGACGCCTCGAGTGGCGGCGGAGGCACAATCACTTCGTGGTGGTGGAGCCTCGGTATGATGGGCGCCATAGGCAGCGGGCAATCCGCTTCTTGGATGTATGACGATCCGGGCGTGTACACCATCCTCTGGGTGATCGCCACGGCGAACGGCTGCACGGACACCATCTCGGCTGAGTACGTCATCCGCCCGGTCGATATCGAGATCCCCAACGTCATCAGCCCGAATGGCGATGGCATGAACGACTTCTTCGTGATCCCCGACATCGAGTTCTTCGGCAACGAGCTGGCGATCTTCAACCGTTGGGGCACAGTGGTCCTCGAGACGCGCGATTACCGCAACACCTGGCGCGGCGCCGATCAGCCCGATGGCACCTACTACTACGTGCTGAGGCTCGATGACGGGCGTGAGTTCACTGGGCACCTGACGCTCTTGCGCTAG
- a CDS encoding radical SAM protein — protein MPERPYTYYDFTLSLCPACLRRIDAKIVFEDERVFMLKRCPEHGAQKVLIATDVEYYKRCRHYLKPGEMVRTFNTKTHFGCPYDCGICPDHEQHGCLTLIEVTDRCNLQCPICYASSGPMHGQHRSLVEVERMLDACVRNEGEPDVVQLSGGEPTVHPQFFEILDASKRRPIRHLMVNTNGIRIAKDRAFAERLSSYMPDFELYLQFDSFRPDVLKRLRGEDLSAMRMKALEHLSEFNLSTTLVVTVEKGVNDDEIGAIIDFALKQPCVRGVTFQPVQAAGRTEHYDPATDRITLTEVRQAILDQSPLFTPEDIVPVPCNPDALAMGYALKLNGEVFPLTRMIDPDDLLNNSRNTIVYEQDARLKEHMVKLFSTGTPSDKAHETLHRIMCCLPGIDAPELRYENLFRIIIMRFIDAYDFDVRAIKRSCVHIIDPRTMHAIPFETMNLFYRGEAQRKRLSELQRTSV, from the coding sequence ATGCCTGAGCGCCCTTACACCTACTACGACTTCACGCTGAGCCTGTGCCCTGCGTGCCTGCGCCGCATCGATGCCAAGATCGTCTTCGAGGACGAGCGCGTGTTCATGCTGAAGCGCTGCCCGGAGCATGGTGCGCAGAAGGTGCTCATCGCCACCGACGTGGAGTACTACAAGCGATGCCGCCATTACCTGAAGCCCGGCGAGATGGTGCGCACCTTCAACACGAAGACCCATTTCGGATGCCCGTACGATTGCGGCATCTGCCCCGATCACGAGCAGCACGGCTGTCTCACCTTGATCGAGGTCACGGACCGTTGCAATCTGCAGTGTCCGATCTGCTACGCGAGCAGCGGGCCGATGCACGGCCAGCATCGCAGCTTGGTGGAAGTGGAGCGCATGCTCGACGCCTGCGTGCGCAACGAGGGAGAGCCTGATGTGGTGCAGCTGAGCGGCGGAGAGCCCACGGTGCATCCGCAGTTCTTCGAGATCCTCGATGCCTCCAAGCGCAGGCCCATCCGCCACCTGATGGTGAACACCAACGGCATCCGCATCGCCAAGGACAGGGCCTTCGCGGAGCGGCTCTCCTCGTACATGCCCGACTTCGAGCTCTACCTGCAGTTCGATTCGTTCCGTCCCGATGTGCTGAAGCGCTTGCGCGGTGAGGACCTCTCCGCCATGCGGATGAAGGCGCTGGAGCACTTGAGCGAATTCAATCTGAGCACCACGCTCGTGGTCACGGTGGAGAAGGGCGTGAATGATGATGAGATCGGTGCCATCATCGACTTCGCGCTGAAGCAGCCCTGCGTGCGCGGCGTTACCTTCCAGCCCGTGCAGGCCGCCGGACGCACGGAGCACTACGATCCCGCCACCGACCGCATCACCCTCACCGAGGTCCGCCAGGCCATCCTCGATCAGAGCCCGCTCTTCACCCCAGAGGACATCGTGCCCGTGCCCTGCAACCCCGATGCGCTGGCCATGGGCTATGCCCTGAAGCTGAATGGCGAGGTGTTCCCGCTCACGCGCATGATCGATCCGGACGACCTGCTGAACAACAGCCGCAACACCATCGTGTATGAGCAGGACGCGCGGCTGAAGGAGCACATGGTGAAGCTATTCAGCACGGGCACCCCCAGCGACAAGGCGCACGAAACGTTGCACCGGATCATGTGCTGCCTGCCCGGCATCGATGCGCCCGAGCTGAGGTACGAGAACCTCTTCCGCATCATCATCATGCGCTTCATCGACGCGTACGACTTCGACGTGCGGGCCATCAAGCGCAGCTGCGTGCACATCATCGACCCGCGCACCATGCACGCGATCCCCTTTGAGACCATGAACCTTTTCTACCGCGGAGAGGCGCAGCGGAAGCGGTTATCGGAATTACAGCGAACCTCTGTCTGA
- a CDS encoding type II toxin-antitoxin system HipA family toxin: MVTHATVKLWGKPVGLVVWNDREHRAEFQYDRTFARGRLDVAPLMMPLRDANGGEHVFAFGNLRDETFRGLPGLLADSLPDRFGDQLMNAWLTSQGRQPGTANPVERLCYTGVRGMGALEFEPAHHELEAPGESLEVEELVNMAGQVLDTRKQFVTRKSKGKEEALLDIIRVGTSAGGARAKAIVAFNAKTGEVRSGQVEGLEGFTYCLIKFDGVTADALRDPVGFGRIEYAYHLMAVACGVEMMPCRLLEEHGRAHFLTQRFDRVLDAKGTIHKLHMATLCGIAHMDYNDPLAHSYEVAFGVMRQLGLPYPAAAQLFRRMCFNAIARNHDDHTKNISFLMDPQGEWHLAPAYDVTFAYNPGSIWLKQHQMSINGKRLGITRADLLAVAKDMNIKKAEAIIDEVKAGVKTWKTFAKKAEVNAKQVEAIGKLHLIRI, encoded by the coding sequence ATGGTAACCCACGCGACAGTAAAGCTGTGGGGCAAGCCCGTGGGCCTGGTGGTGTGGAACGACCGCGAACACCGCGCGGAGTTCCAGTACGACCGCACGTTCGCACGCGGCCGGCTTGATGTGGCTCCGCTGATGATGCCGCTGCGCGATGCGAACGGCGGCGAACACGTCTTCGCCTTCGGGAATCTGCGCGACGAGACCTTCCGCGGGCTGCCGGGCCTGTTGGCGGACAGCCTGCCCGATCGTTTCGGCGATCAGTTGATGAACGCATGGCTGACGAGCCAGGGCCGGCAGCCGGGCACGGCGAACCCCGTGGAGCGGCTGTGCTATACCGGCGTGCGCGGCATGGGCGCGTTGGAATTCGAGCCGGCACACCACGAGCTGGAGGCACCGGGCGAATCGTTGGAAGTGGAGGAACTCGTGAACATGGCAGGGCAGGTGCTGGATACGCGCAAGCAATTCGTGACGCGGAAGTCGAAAGGCAAAGAGGAGGCGCTGTTGGACATCATCCGCGTTGGCACCTCGGCGGGTGGCGCGCGGGCCAAGGCGATCGTGGCGTTCAACGCGAAGACCGGCGAAGTGCGCAGCGGTCAGGTGGAAGGGCTGGAAGGCTTCACATATTGTCTGATCAAGTTCGATGGTGTGACGGCCGATGCCTTGCGCGACCCCGTGGGCTTCGGCCGGATCGAGTACGCCTACCACTTGATGGCCGTCGCATGCGGCGTGGAGATGATGCCGTGTCGGTTGCTGGAGGAGCACGGTCGTGCGCACTTCCTCACGCAGCGTTTCGACCGCGTGCTCGATGCCAAGGGCACCATTCACAAGCTGCACATGGCCACGCTCTGCGGCATCGCGCACATGGACTACAATGATCCGCTGGCGCACAGCTACGAGGTTGCCTTCGGTGTGATGCGCCAGCTGGGACTGCCCTACCCCGCCGCCGCGCAACTGTTCCGCCGCATGTGCTTCAACGCCATCGCGCGCAACCACGACGACCACACGAAGAACATCTCCTTCCTGATGGACCCGCAGGGCGAGTGGCACCTCGCGCCCGCCTACGACGTGACCTTTGCCTACAACCCCGGCAGCATCTGGCTGAAGCAGCACCAGATGAGCATCAACGGAAAGCGGCTGGGCATAACGCGTGCGGATCTGTTGGCAGTGGCCAAGGATATGAACATCAAGAAGGCCGAGGCGATCATCGATGAGGTGAAGGCGGGCGTGAAGACCTGGAAGACGTTTGCCAAGAAGGCGGAGGTGAACGCGAAGCAGGTGGAGGCGATCGGGAAGTTGCACTTGATCCGAATCTGA
- a CDS encoding T9SS type A sorting domain-containing protein, which produces MVHRSILLSVAVLSMEAGYSQCTASFSHVANWDTVTFTNQSSVSNAHYYWNFGDGSTSYESDPVHVFIEAGTFHVTLHALDTVDQCHSFHEEWMSVSRPLDLVCEPYMTDSQFTYNGSDYVEVFDEAVGCTGMWRHIDCMGAQNFSPGNWFNLTGWEHALTMARLRYTSHDSINGTVFRRAYYRTIPYEQDPASSYDTCSADFEYVLDYQPGGAVATFKPLGPPGADTVWVTGFGNPIPLVGPVSTFTFPYYGGPAGKWQNVWRRNNDPSFGCQNRQAHTLIIKDPYYVAPASCLIDPQPQDAMVYQNGTALFIIATEPGSIKQWQQNAGLGWQDLFDAGPYSGVNTDTLSVANCQNWWSNYQYRCIVTALGSSCHNTSEVVLLTVAVGIDELVDAGIILYPNPVTDLLNLQWARSFGTSQISITDALGQVVNTSTASGTSIAIDVASLSQGVYLLSIHFGERKVQGRFIKQ; this is translated from the coding sequence ATGGTCCATCGTTCCATTCTTCTATCCGTCGCCGTCCTTTCCATGGAAGCGGGATACTCACAATGCACGGCCAGCTTCAGCCACGTAGCGAACTGGGATACTGTAACGTTCACGAACCAGTCATCGGTGAGCAATGCCCACTACTACTGGAATTTCGGCGACGGCTCCACATCCTACGAGAGCGACCCGGTGCATGTCTTCATCGAAGCCGGAACCTTCCACGTGACTTTGCATGCGCTGGATACCGTGGATCAGTGCCATAGCTTCCATGAGGAGTGGATGTCCGTATCGCGCCCCCTTGATTTGGTGTGCGAGCCGTACATGACCGATTCGCAGTTCACGTATAACGGGTCAGATTACGTCGAGGTCTTTGATGAAGCCGTCGGCTGCACAGGCATGTGGCGCCATATCGATTGCATGGGCGCACAGAACTTCTCACCAGGTAACTGGTTCAACCTGACCGGTTGGGAGCACGCATTGACCATGGCTCGGCTGCGCTATACCTCACACGATTCGATCAATGGGACTGTATTCCGCCGGGCGTACTACCGCACGATACCGTACGAACAAGATCCGGCCAGTAGCTATGACACTTGTTCCGCTGACTTCGAGTACGTGCTCGACTATCAACCTGGCGGAGCAGTGGCAACCTTCAAACCGCTCGGGCCACCCGGCGCTGATACCGTCTGGGTCACTGGTTTTGGAAATCCTATACCCTTGGTCGGTCCGGTCTCCACGTTCACATTCCCCTACTATGGTGGTCCTGCAGGGAAGTGGCAGAATGTGTGGCGGCGAAACAATGATCCGAGCTTTGGATGCCAGAACAGACAGGCACACACGCTGATCATCAAGGACCCCTACTACGTGGCGCCCGCTTCTTGCCTGATCGATCCACAACCGCAGGATGCCATGGTGTACCAGAACGGCACGGCGCTATTCATCATAGCGACAGAGCCAGGGAGCATCAAACAATGGCAGCAGAACGCCGGATTAGGTTGGCAAGACCTATTCGATGCTGGACCGTACTCAGGCGTGAACACGGATACTCTATCCGTTGCCAACTGCCAGAACTGGTGGAGCAATTACCAGTATCGTTGCATTGTCACTGCCCTAGGGAGTTCGTGCCACAACACGAGCGAGGTTGTACTACTGACGGTAGCTGTCGGGATAGACGAATTGGTGGATGCGGGGATCATCCTTTACCCCAACCCGGTAACGGACCTGCTCAACCTGCAATGGGCTCGATCCTTCGGCACTTCGCAGATCTCCATAACTGATGCGCTCGGTCAGGTGGTCAATACGAGCACCGCTTCCGGCACGTCCATCGCAATCGATGTCGCAAGTCTTAGTCAGGGGGTCTACCTCCTATCCATCCACTTCGGTGAACGCAAAGTTCAAGGCAGGTTCATCAAGCAATGA
- a CDS encoding prolipoprotein diacylglyceryl transferase gives MHHFLHLLFEVGAFASGYAYFAKLRAQQGDAVVEDKRVWVIIGAAAGALVGSRLLGALEDPAVLRLDWRSLFAAFNNRTVVGGLLGGLIGVELTKKIIGVRSSTGDLFTYPLILGMMVGRIGCLLGGLEDNTYGVATALPWGIDLGDGVRRHPTNLYEIAWLGLTWLALIGIERRFTLVNGGRFKLFMVLYLLFRLAVESIKPQPIVWLGLTAIQCACMAGLAYYFRVWSTPRSLIARSG, from the coding sequence ATGCACCATTTCCTCCACCTGCTCTTCGAGGTGGGCGCCTTCGCCAGCGGCTACGCCTACTTCGCCAAGCTGCGGGCGCAGCAGGGCGATGCCGTCGTGGAGGACAAGCGCGTGTGGGTGATCATCGGAGCGGCGGCAGGAGCCTTGGTCGGTTCTCGGCTGCTCGGAGCGCTTGAAGATCCGGCTGTGCTCCGATTGGATTGGCGCTCGCTATTCGCGGCCTTCAACAACCGCACGGTCGTTGGTGGTTTGCTCGGCGGCCTCATCGGTGTGGAGCTCACCAAGAAGATCATCGGTGTACGCTCCAGCACCGGCGACCTCTTCACCTACCCCTTGATCCTGGGCATGATGGTGGGCCGCATCGGCTGCCTGCTCGGCGGTTTGGAGGACAATACCTACGGCGTCGCTACTGCGCTGCCCTGGGGCATCGACCTCGGTGATGGGGTGCGAAGGCATCCGACGAATCTGTACGAGATCGCCTGGCTTGGCCTCACGTGGCTTGCCCTGATCGGCATCGAGCGGCGCTTCACCTTGGTGAACGGTGGGCGCTTCAAGCTATTCATGGTGCTGTACCTGCTGTTCCGGCTCGCGGTGGAATCCATTAAGCCGCAGCCGATCGTTTGGCTAGGCCTGACTGCAATCCAATGCGCCTGCATGGCCGGGTTGGCTTATTACTTCCGCGTGTGGTCGACGCCGCGTTCGCTCATTGCACGTTCTGGCTAA
- a CDS encoding DHCW motif cupin fold protein, translating into MKLPFEAIDWSQLPVTTVPGTTGTATMRSIQHDGLRIRMVEYSADYLADHWCQLGHLVFVLEGELINEHEDGAVNVLTAGMSYHVSDGLSSHRSRTKGPVRMIVVDGEFLG; encoded by the coding sequence ATGAAGCTCCCCTTCGAGGCCATCGACTGGTCGCAATTGCCAGTCACCACCGTGCCGGGTACCACGGGCACCGCAACCATGCGCAGCATACAGCACGATGGCCTGCGCATCCGCATGGTGGAATACTCAGCCGATTACCTCGCCGACCATTGGTGCCAGCTTGGCCACTTGGTCTTCGTGCTCGAAGGCGAATTGATCAACGAGCACGAGGACGGCGCCGTGAACGTGCTCACCGCCGGCATGAGCTACCACGTGAGCGACGGGCTCAGTTCGCACCGCTCACGGACGAAGGGGCCGGTGAGGATGATCGTGGTGGATGGGGAGTTCCTAGGTTGA